From Williamwhitmania sp., the proteins below share one genomic window:
- a CDS encoding glycosyltransferase family 2 protein, with amino-acid sequence MVHISVVIPVYGCKTTLLELFFRLKNSLVSITEDFEIILVNDKSPDNPWDTIVEISKLDQRVKGISLSRNFGQHKAITAGLDHTKGEWVVVMDCDLQDQPEELAKLYAKAQEGYDVVFGRRYNRHDSFLKRISSKTFYKAYNYLAESDFDSTIANYSICNRKVINSVISLREQSRSFPLFVKWVGYKIGYVDIEHAARKEGESAYTIRKLINFAIDSIISQSNRPLRLSIKIGLIFAFLSFIFGIYLIFKKLALGVPIEGWTSLMVSMFFIGGLILANLGFLGLYVGKIFDEVKDRPLYFIDEKVGSL; translated from the coding sequence TTCGCCTTAAAAATTCACTGGTATCAATTACTGAAGACTTTGAAATAATACTGGTAAATGACAAAAGTCCAGATAATCCATGGGATACCATTGTTGAGATTTCAAAGCTTGACCAAAGAGTAAAGGGAATTAGCCTCTCAAGAAATTTCGGCCAGCACAAAGCTATAACGGCTGGACTGGATCACACAAAGGGCGAATGGGTTGTAGTTATGGACTGTGACTTACAAGATCAGCCCGAAGAATTAGCTAAGCTTTATGCTAAAGCACAGGAGGGCTATGACGTGGTGTTTGGCCGCAGATACAATCGTCACGATAGTTTTTTGAAAAGGATATCAAGCAAAACATTCTATAAAGCATACAATTATCTGGCAGAAAGTGATTTTGATAGCACAATTGCTAACTATAGCATTTGTAACAGAAAGGTTATCAACTCGGTAATATCTCTTCGAGAGCAGAGTCGATCCTTTCCCCTATTTGTGAAATGGGTTGGATACAAAATTGGATATGTTGACATTGAACATGCTGCACGTAAGGAAGGAGAATCAGCCTACACCATTAGGAAGTTAATCAATTTTGCCATTGATAGCATTATATCACAAAGCAATAGGCCCCTCCGATTGTCAATAAAAATTGGTCTCATATTTGCTTTTCTCTCATTTATTTTCGGCATCTATCTCATTTTCAAAAAATTAGCACTAGGAGTTCCCATTGAGGGCTGGACAAGTCTTATGGTATCAATGTTTTTTATTGGAGGGTTAATTCTTGCAAACCTTGGCTTTCTAGGACTGTATGTAGGCAAAATATTTGATGAGGTAAAAGATAGACCCCTTTATTTCATTGATGAAAAAGTTGGATCCTTATAA